The Microtus ochrogaster isolate Prairie Vole_2 unplaced genomic scaffold, MicOch1.0 UNK32, whole genome shotgun sequence genome includes a region encoding these proteins:
- the Plekhf1 gene encoding pleckstrin homology domain-containing family F member 1 isoform X1 gives MSASYTGQGSRKPVLQRTRALATEKMVDHLANTEINSQRIAAVESCFGASGQPLALPGRVLLGEGVLTKECRKKAKPRIFFLFNDILVYGSIVLSKRKYRSQHIIPLEEVTLETLPETLQAKNRWMIKTAKKSFVVSAASTTERQEWISHIEECVRRQLLATGRQPTTEHAAPWIPDKATDICMRCTQTRFSALTRRHHCRKCGFVVCAECSKERFLLPRLSPKPLRVCSLCYRELAAQKRSEEAKERYGDSPGQPTHLGGAVCGASSGDDDDSDEDREGDWPSQVEFYASGVSWSAFHS, from the exons ATGAGTGCATCATACACGGGTCAAGGGTCAAGAAAACCTGTTCTACAACGGACCAGAGC CCTAGCTACTGAAAAGATGGTGGACCACTTGGCAAACACAGAGATCAACAGCCAGCGGATCGCAGCAGTGGAGAGCTGTTTCGGGGCATCGGGGCAGCCGCTGGCCCTGCCGGGCCGTGTGCTCCTGGGCGAGGGGGTGCTGACCAAGGAGTGCCGCAAGAAGGCCAAGCCAcgcatcttcttcctcttcaatgACATCCTGGTGTATGGCAGTATTGTGCTTAGCAAACGCAAGTACCGCAGCCAGCATATTATCCCCCTGGAAGAGGTAACATTGGAGACGCTGCCAGAGACCCTGCAGGCCAAGAACCGCTGGATGATCAAGACAGCCAAGAAGTCCTTTGTGGTGTCGGCGGCCTCCACCACGGAGCGCCAGGAGTGGATCAGCCACATCGAAGAGTGTGTACGGAGGCAGCTGTTGGCCACGGGCCGCCAGCCCACCACTGAGCACGCAGCGCCATGGATCCCTGACAAGGCCACGGACATCTGCATGCGTTGCACACAGACACGCTTCTCGGCACTCACCCGGCGTCACCACTGCCGCAAATGTGGGTTTGTGGTCTGTGCTGAGTGTTCCAAGGAGCGTTTCCTGCTGCCGCGTCTCTCCCCGAAACCCCTCCGTGTCTGCAGCCTCTGCTACCGAGAGCTAGCTGCGCAGAAGCGGAGCGAGGAGGCCAAGGAGAGGTACGGGGACTCTCCGGGACAGCCAACCCATCTAGGTGGCGCCGTCTGCGGTGCGTCCAGTGGCGATGACGATGACTCCGATGAGGACAGAGAAGGTGACTGGCCCAGCCAGGTGGAGTTCTACGCTTCTGGTGTCTCCTGGTCAGCCTTCCACAGTTGA
- the Plekhf1 gene encoding pleckstrin homology domain-containing family F member 1 isoform X2, with translation MVDHLANTEINSQRIAAVESCFGASGQPLALPGRVLLGEGVLTKECRKKAKPRIFFLFNDILVYGSIVLSKRKYRSQHIIPLEEVTLETLPETLQAKNRWMIKTAKKSFVVSAASTTERQEWISHIEECVRRQLLATGRQPTTEHAAPWIPDKATDICMRCTQTRFSALTRRHHCRKCGFVVCAECSKERFLLPRLSPKPLRVCSLCYRELAAQKRSEEAKERYGDSPGQPTHLGGAVCGASSGDDDDSDEDREGDWPSQVEFYASGVSWSAFHS, from the coding sequence ATGGTGGACCACTTGGCAAACACAGAGATCAACAGCCAGCGGATCGCAGCAGTGGAGAGCTGTTTCGGGGCATCGGGGCAGCCGCTGGCCCTGCCGGGCCGTGTGCTCCTGGGCGAGGGGGTGCTGACCAAGGAGTGCCGCAAGAAGGCCAAGCCAcgcatcttcttcctcttcaatgACATCCTGGTGTATGGCAGTATTGTGCTTAGCAAACGCAAGTACCGCAGCCAGCATATTATCCCCCTGGAAGAGGTAACATTGGAGACGCTGCCAGAGACCCTGCAGGCCAAGAACCGCTGGATGATCAAGACAGCCAAGAAGTCCTTTGTGGTGTCGGCGGCCTCCACCACGGAGCGCCAGGAGTGGATCAGCCACATCGAAGAGTGTGTACGGAGGCAGCTGTTGGCCACGGGCCGCCAGCCCACCACTGAGCACGCAGCGCCATGGATCCCTGACAAGGCCACGGACATCTGCATGCGTTGCACACAGACACGCTTCTCGGCACTCACCCGGCGTCACCACTGCCGCAAATGTGGGTTTGTGGTCTGTGCTGAGTGTTCCAAGGAGCGTTTCCTGCTGCCGCGTCTCTCCCCGAAACCCCTCCGTGTCTGCAGCCTCTGCTACCGAGAGCTAGCTGCGCAGAAGCGGAGCGAGGAGGCCAAGGAGAGGTACGGGGACTCTCCGGGACAGCCAACCCATCTAGGTGGCGCCGTCTGCGGTGCGTCCAGTGGCGATGACGATGACTCCGATGAGGACAGAGAAGGTGACTGGCCCAGCCAGGTGGAGTTCTACGCTTCTGGTGTCTCCTGGTCAGCCTTCCACAGTTGA